Genomic DNA from Halomonas sp. BDJS001:
GATCAGCAAGCCACCCTTCAAGCTGCTTTTAACGAGCTTAACGATGAGATCTGGGAGTATTCAGAGTCGCTCTATAACGATGCGCTTCACTGCAACAGCGGCCAGCAGCCGTGCGAGACCGGCACTGAATACGATTTAGTGAATGTCGCGCCAACGGAAGCTGACCTTGCTCAAGTGCGTGAGGCCCTCCTGAATATTTCGCTGCCGACCTGGGCTGATATCTGTGATCAGGCGAATCCAGATTGCTCGGCAAACTGGGAAGCCAATGTTGGGCCGGTCATCGGTCTCGAGTAATCCAACAAGGAGCCTTTCATGATCGAGCGACTCGAAAACATGCTGGCCGTTATCTTCGGTGCCATTTTCCTCGCCCTCTCGGTGCTGATAACGCTGGAGGTACTACTGCGTAAGCTCTTCGGGTTCTCCCTTCAGGGCTCCCATGAATTGGGCGGCTATGCCTTGGCGGTGGGCGCCACCCTGGCGTTCACCCTGGCGCTGTTTGGTCGCAACCACATTCGAATTGATATCATCCACGAACGACTGCCACGCTTGTTCAGGGCAGTGCTCAACTGCTTATCAAACGTCCTGATGGCCAGCTTCGCTGGCCTGTTGGGCTACTTGGCCTGGAATGTCATCGGAGACACATTGGCCTATCGCAGTGTTGCTCAGACCTCCTGGGCAACGCCCCTCATCTACCCTCAG
This window encodes:
- a CDS encoding TRAP transporter small permease subunit, with the protein product MIERLENMLAVIFGAIFLALSVLITLEVLLRKLFGFSLQGSHELGGYALAVGATLAFTLALFGRNHIRIDIIHERLPRLFRAVLNCLSNVLMASFAGLLGYLAWNVIGDTLAYRSVAQTSWATPLIYPQSIWYIGQAIFMLAAIGLAVKSLWLLISGKLARLDEEYQPKSAKQELEDELDSASQRQRDPSL